In a genomic window of Styela clava chromosome 11, kaStyClav1.hap1.2, whole genome shotgun sequence:
- the LOC120347900 gene encoding protein unc-93 homolog A-like, with protein MERKETEARTSVVRNHFLGYLLGVFLRYSSYCAILNLQSSINIEDGLEFYTLIPAAILVGAGEATIWSSMTLINFYFATKYATLKKHKYKENEYFVNLYSGYFFTCIQFCQIFGNLVVYAVLYAFVDSESNNTQNTGNNFTTTQSYSESDNLMFCGSNDCQDSTAVDESLNQYVPTKNVSLTILITILTFMCFTSLICHWYFISEDVTVVVISKVTDKDISKTSEKHVNLAFEVHPDEIHQDTSERKKDDVNIGDNKTCPSVTKSNSNSCFKDINKEEIFPEVFCDKIQSLENPNPARYETEETFGGAYLRSLKDLGKHTVKTTQLLLIPITLYFGLLEAFVFSELTRAFSSCVVGVEMVGIHMATYGFSDAVLSYVVGKVGRKIGRISLFVFSMVVDFGSYAYCLWWDPNLESAWSIFIIYFALGATDGIWQTLTNVLYLEYFEEGHDVAITSWVLWSFLGYSLQFGWSTKLCVYVKIYIQVGMLILGMICYGVAEYLHQNEKLTEVAEEETRL; from the exons aaTTTTACACACTGATACCAGCAGCAATTCTGGTTGGAGCTGGCGAAGCAACGATATGGTCATCAATGACgttgatcaatttttattttgccacAAAATATGCGACTctgaaaaaacacaaatataaagaAAACGAATATTTCGTCAATCTTTACTCGGGATATTTTTTCACATGTATTCAGTTTTGCCAG atATTTGGCAACCTCGTCGTCTATGCGGTACTGTATGCATTTGTTGATTCTGAATCAAACAACACACAAAACACTGGAAACAATTTCACAACTACTCAGTCATATTCGGAATCTGACAATTTGATGTTTTGTGGATCTAATGATTGCCAAGATAGCACGGCAGTCGATGAGTCTTTGAATCAATACGTTCCAACAAAAAACGTTTCTTTAACTATACTCATAACCATTTTAACATTTATGTGCTTCACATCTTTAATTTGCCACTGGTATTTCATATCTGAAGATGTTACTGTTGTAGTTATAAGCAAAGTTACAGATAAAGATATATCCAAAACTAGTGAAAAACATGTAAATTTGGCCTTCGAAGTACATCCGGACGAAATACACCAAGACACAAGTGAACGAAAGAAAGATGATGTGAATATTGGTGATAATAAAACATGTCCCAGTGTCACAAAATCGAACTCAAACTCTTGTTTCAAAGATATAAACAAGGAAGAAATATTCCCAGAGGTCTTCTGTGATAAGATCCAATCATTGGAAAATCCTAATCCGGCACGCTAT gaAACTGAAGAAACATTTGGAGGTGCCTATTTGAGGTCTTTAAAGGATTTGGGAAAACACACGGTAAAAACCACGCAGTTGTTATTGATACCCATAACATTGTACTTTGGTCTGTTGGAGGCATTCGTTTTTTCAGAGCTAACGAGGGCATTTTCTTCGTGCGTTGTTGGAGTAGAAATG GTAGGAATACATATGGCAACTTATGGGTTTTCTGATGCCGTTTTATCTTACGTTGTTGGGAAAGTCGGAAGAAAAATTGGTCGAATTtcactttttgtattttcaatggTTGTTGACTTTGGGAGTTATGCATACTGTCTATGGTGGGACCCAAATCTCGAATCAGCATGGTCAAtcttcataatatattttgctctcGGAGCAACGGATGGAATATGGCAAACATTGACAAATG tACTGTACCTGGAATATTTTGAAGAAGGTCACGATGTTGCAATCACAAGCTGGGTTTTATGGTCATTTTTAGGCTATTCTCTACAATTTGGGTGGAGTACGAAGCTCTGTGTATACGTTAAAATTTATATCCAGGTCGGAATGCTAATTTTAGGAATGATTTGCTACG GTGTAGCTGAATATTTACATCAAAATGAGAAATTGACTGAGGTTGCTGAAGAGGAAACTCGATTGTGA